In Apostichopus japonicus isolate 1M-3 chromosome 3, ASM3797524v1, whole genome shotgun sequence, a single genomic region encodes these proteins:
- the LOC139961158 gene encoding protein Skeletor, isoforms B/C-like isoform X2: METNLAQFGNKWGNCKVIAYIAGCLQSLSTANLGLYFQRDVMLVLPSGMDITNCLWIAIWDVSLEVHYGYVNISRDFKPPQRHDLGGFAFRRRRRLGYNFDVDNVIIENIKQVTFMGFDDGLLKAGTSVYAVTGSPESPDWKIELLKEDEDSKLSFMPGANLTMTLPGDLTFYDVDSIEIWSGPEVSTNFDLITITDQDRENLPPYIPDDAETKNCEVLLDNFYQVSWQLDESNNKITLEFSGRVALSEYMAFGISGSNTSTQMVGSDVTVVWIDPSTNEPQAEDYHLSANTQCVVNSGLGACPDTFSAEGSNDVHLLGAVIRDGITTITVERPLTSDDPLDKPIPTDRPVYIFWSIGFINNVGLASRGHQRTSGNLQINFGSSARTVCLDFLQDSQREGRKS; encoded by the exons TTTGGTAATAAATGGGGAAATTGTAAAGTTATTGCTTACATAGCTGGATGCCTACAATCTCTAAG CACGGCAAACTTGGGGCTGTACTTTCAACGAGATGTGATGTTGGTTCTTCCGTCTGGCATGGACATTACAAACTGTTTGTGGATAGCGATCTGGGATGTTTCTCTCGAG gtgcattatgggtatgttAACATCTCCCGTGACTTCAAGCCGCCCCAGCGGCATGACCTCGGCGGGTTTGCCTTTCGAAGACGACGTCGTCTTGGTTACAATTTTGACGTGGACAATGTTATCATTGAAAACATCAAACAAGTCACCTTCATGGGTTTTGATGATGGCTTACTAAAAGCTG GAACCTCAGTATACGCAGTAACTGGAAGTCCAGAGTCACCAGACTGGAAGATAGAGTTGCTGAAGGAAGATGA AGATTCAAAGCTTTCATTCATGCCAGGTGCCAACCTCACAATGACATTACCTGGTGACCTGACATTCTATGATGTCGACTCTATTGAGATTTGGAGTGGGCCAGAAGTCAGCACAAACTTTGACCTAATCACCATTACAGATCAAGATAGGGAAAACTTACCTCCCTACATACCAGATGATGCAGAG ACCAAAAACTGTGAGGTATTGCTAGACAATTTTTACCAAGTGTCGTGGCAACTTGATGAATCGAACAACAAGATAACCTTGGAGTTCAGTGGGAGGGTTGCATTGAGTGAGTACATGGCATTTGGGATCAGCGGATCGAATACGAGTACCCAGATGGTCGGATCAGATGTAACAGTCGTGTGGATTGATCCTAGTACCAATGAACCCCAAGCTGAGGACTATCATCTGAGTGCCAATACCCAG TGTGTCGTGAACAGCGGTCTTGGCGCATGTCCGGATACATTTAGTGCAGAGGGCAGCAATGATGTACACTTGCTTGGAGCAGTGATAAGGGATGGCATTACGACAATTACAGTAGAGCGCCCTCTAACATCTG ATGATCCTCTGGACAAGCCAATCCCAACAGACAGACCCGTCTACATATTTTGGTCGATCGGGTTCATAAATAATGTCGGTTTGGCCTCCCGTGGCCATCAAAGAACATCAG GAAATTTACAAATCAACTTTGGATCTTCAGCAAGGACAGTTTGCCTCGACTTTTTGCAGGACAGTCAGAGAGAGGGCAGGAAATCATGA